TACTTGTCTCATGTTTAGAAATGTTATTTTCTAATTTAGCAAATATAAATAAATATACCATCATTGTCAAAATTAGTAATATATCCATAGCTGAATAATATATGTCAGTTTTCTTTGGAAAAATATTTTCCCCTATAGTAAACAAAATTACAAGCTCTGCAGCTTCTATAACAATGAAAGTTACTGCTGTAATTTTTCCCCTAGTTAAATTAATCCCATTAATATTTACAACAAATTCTTCTTTATACTTGTCCAATACTGATGCCAATATAAAACTTCTTATCAATCTGACTATTTTAAAAAACATCTTTTTCACCTTTATTTGAAAGATTTTTATCTGATATACTACTTTTATCAATTAGGGTATAGATAAATTATATCACCATTTATAAGAATTTTCTCCTACTATTTATTCTTCTTTTATCCATACTTATCAATGTTAACATCCTATTCACTTATTTGTAATAAAGCTGTCACAGAGCAGTGAGATTATGTGATAAATCAAAGAAATATTTAGGAGGTAATTAAAAATGTTAAAAAGAAACCTTAAAATAGTATCCGCTTTAGCCCTTGTTGTATCAATTGGTACAGGATTTACTACAGTTAACGCAGCCTCACTTTCTAACAAGACAGCAAAATCAGTATACTGCTCTAGTAAAAATTTCAAAACAAAAAATAATCAAAATTTCTTAAAAACTAAACTTGATCCTCTAGTAACCGCAGGTACCATCACTCAAGATCAAGAAACTGCCGCATTAAATCTTCTAACTTCTTCTAAAACTAATAAAAAATCAAATACTCAAGCAAAAAAAGAAAAGACTAAAGATTCATTGAAGACTACTCTTGATTCCTTGGTAACTGCAGGTACTATCACTAAAGATCAGGAAACTGCTATATTAAATAGCAGTAGTCAAAAAAAAGCTGAAAAAAAAGCTGAAATGGATAAAGTCAAAAATATGACTCAAGCTGAACGTAAAGCCTATTTTCAAAGTAAAAAAACTGCAAGAAAAACTAACTTCTTAGACTCTCTAGTAACTTCAGGCACTATTACTAAAGATCAAGAAACTGCTATAAAAAATCTACTTACTTCTAATAAAAATGCAAACATTCAAGCTAAGAAAGAAAAATCCACAACTTTCTTAAAGACTAAACTTGATACCCTAGTAACTTCAGGATCTGTTACTCAAGATCAAGAAACTGCTATTATAAACGCTTTAACCTCTTCTACTAGTAAAAGCACAAAAAATTAAAAATAGTTTTTAATAAAAAATGTGATCATTTTATATGGTCACATTTTTTATACAATTTTTTTAATTAAATACTTGTGTATTTTTTATAAAATATGCGGAATAAATAAAGTATAGTGCATTGTAATAACTTAAAAACTATGAGGGAGGTGATAATAATGAATGCTACTATGCGCTATTTTATAACCTTAAAATGTATTAAATGCCATAAATGTGCAAATATATGTCCTGTAGATGCAATATATGAAGGACATGATAAATTTGAAATTAATGACACCAAATGCATAACCTGTGATAAATGCAGAGAAATATGTCCTGTAGATGCAATACATTATGAAGATGACGAATTTAGAAGTATAAATAGGGAAATGGATTCCTATTTTGGTGGGGGAGCATGGCCATCCCCAGGAAGGTATAACAATTTAGAATAATGGAGGTCTCAAAATATGAACGCAATAACTTTAGTTATTATCGCTGCATTAGTTTTAATCATTGCATATCGTTATTATGGATATTTTATAGCTACTAAAGTCTTAATGATAGACCCGGACAGGGAAACTCCTGCTAATAAATTTAATGACGGAAGAGACTACGTGCCAACTAACAAATGGGTAGTTTTTGGACACCACTTTGCTGCCATAGCTGGTGCAGGCCCACTTATAGGTCCAGTTCTTGCTGCACAATTTGGATACATGCCAGGCTACTTGTGGCTGCTTATAGGAGCAGTGCTAGGCGGTGGAGTACATGATATGGTAATTTTATTTGCTTCAGTTAGACATGATGGCAAATCTTTAGCAGAAATTGCAAAGGAAGAAGTTGGTAGGATTACAGGAACAGCCAGCAGTATAGCAGTCCTTTTAATAGTAATTTTGTCTATGGCAGGACTTGCCATTGTCATAGTAAATGCCCTTTACTCTAATCCTTGGGGTACTTTTACAGTAGCAGTTACTATACCAATAGCTATGTTTATAGGAATATATATGAGATATATTAGACCTGGAAAAATAGGAGAAGCTTCAGCTATAGGAGTTATATTAGTACTTTTAGGAGTAGTACTAGGACCTGCTGTTAAAGCATCTAGTTTAGCAACCTACTTTACTCTTAACGAAACCCAATTAAAACTTGTCCTCCCAGCTTACGGTTTTCTTGCTGCTACTTTACCTGTATGGTTTTTACTAGCTCCAAGGGACTATTTAAGTTCTTATATGAAAATAGGCACTATACTTGTCCTGGCTTTAGGCATAGTATTGGTTAGACCTACAATTGCAATGCCTGCAGTAACTAAATTTGCATCTGGTGGAGGCCCTATAATACCAGGACCACTATGGCCTTTCTTGATGATAACTATAGCTTGTGGAGCAATATCAGGTTTCCACGCCTTAATATCCTCAGGAACTACACCAAAGCTTATAGATAATGAAAAAAGTATTCCTATGATAGGATATGGTGCTATGCTGGCAGAATGTTTTGTAGGAGTAATGGCACTAATTGCAGCTACAGTTCTTCAACCTGGAGATTATTTTGCCATAAATACTAGTGCAGCAGCTTTCGGCAAACTACAAGCTGCAGGTTATAAAATTGTTAACCTGCCTCAACTTTCACAGCTTGTTGGAGAAAATATAGCACATAGACCCGGCGGTGCAGTATCTTTAGCAGTAGGAATGGCCTATATATTTTCCAGGATACCCTTTTTAAAATACTTAATGTCCTATTGGTATCAATTTGCAATAATGTTTGAGGCTCTATTTATATTGACAACTATAGATGCAGGTACTAGAGTTGGAAGGTTTATAGTTCAAGATATAGCAGGAAAAGTTTATAAACCTTTGAAAAGAACCGATTGGTGGCCAGGAATTATAATAACTAGTGGTTTGGTATCTTTTGCCTGGGGATATTTATTGTTTGGAGGAAGCATATCAACTATCTGGCCTATATTTGGTGTGGCTAACCAGCTTCTAGCAACTTTAGCTTTAACTATAGGAACTACTATAATATTAAAGCATAGTAAAAAAAGAAGTTATGCCCTCATAACCTTAATTCCAATGTTAGCTTTACTTGTTACTACTGTAGGTGCTGGTACATGGTCCATATTCAAAACCTATATTCCTAAAAATATGATATTAAATTCTTTTCTTATGACAATAATGATTGCTATAGTAATAATAGTAGTGGTAGATTCCGCATCTAAATGGAATAAAATTATTAAGGATTAAGAAATAGTATAAAATAATCAATTCACAATGCACGATGCATCATTAGCGGAGAAAAATCTACCAAAATTGTGCACTGTGAACTGTTAACTGTGAATTGACCTAGCAGATCTAATTATTTCATCAGCCGCTTCAAAGCATAATCCAGCTAAATCCTCTACATGAAGCTCATTAACTACAGAACAATCGTAAAGAATAGTGGCATCTGCCGGGAACTCATCATCTGCTGTCCATAAACCAAATACCATAGGCACATTAGGTAATATATTAATCTTTATTCCCACGTCTCCAACATCAACTTTTTTTCCACCTAGCTTAAGACCGGCTTCCAAGAAAAGGTCTCCCTTATGCCCAAAGAATTCAACTAATTTATCTATGCCGCGATCTGCAAATCCCTGATAAGCATGACCAACTCCTTCTAATTCTCTAAAAGGCACCCACTTATTTGTTAGACTGCTGTTAGTAGCCCTGTATAGATAACTAAGCATAAGCATCTTAAGCATAAGCATTGTATTTACATCTACAGATGGATCTTTATCTTTATTATACTTTAATACAATATTCCCCTCTGGATAAGAAATTAAGTATTCTTTGTTAAAACAAGTTAATGTAAATTGTTTTTTTTCAATATCATAATAAGACCTGCTTCTTTTAGCCACTTCTTCTGGATTATATTTAACAAATTCCTTACGCATATTTTCATAACAAATCTCATAATTATTTTCCTTGTTCATACCTTCACCCCTTAAATACATAATAACATATTACTAGTAATTCTTGCCTAACTTATACTAATAATGCAAAAGTATTTTTTATGTTTACTTAAATACTCAACTTTAACGCATATAAAATTTTTTTAAACTGCGAAAGCTAAATAAAATAATAAACGTACTTGCATTTGCTGAAAATATATGATAATATTTATTTATTAATAATTTATGTTAATAAAAAGGAGATGGCGAAATGGCATTTAAATGGAAAGACGAATTTAATTTAAATATCGATGAAATAGATAAACAACACAAAAAACTAATGGAAATAGGAAAAAAAGCCTATGATATTGCAGTAATAGATGATGGATATGATAGATATGATGAAATAATGACAATACTTGATGAGCTTTTAGAATATACAAAATATCATTTTGAGTATGAAGAAAATATGCTAAAAAAATATAATTATGATCATATTCATGATCAAGAAGAAGAACATGGTTTTTATGTATATAAAATAAATGAAGTTGCCTCTAGAGAGGATATAGATGATAATCAAAGGAAAGTAATATTAGAAATTATAGACTTTTTATCTGAATGGATTAGTAACCATATTATGATAGCAGACAGAAAATATGCAGTATTTTTAAAAACTGTTTAATAAAAGAACGAGAGTAAACTAAAATAGTTTTTACTCTCGTTGTAAGTTTCAAAAATAATTTGGTTGTTTCTACTTACTAGTAGCAGCTGAAACCATAGCTTTTACATTTTCAACCTCAGCATTAAATGGTATTATACATCCTGAAGAAAGAATTAATCCGGTACCATCAAAATCTTTAATAAGTTTAGTACAATAATTTCTATTATTTCACACCTATTGACTCTGGCTTTGATGTCTTTAGATTAACCACTGATTGGACAATTGAGTAGATCACAAGACATACAGCACCAAATACAAATGGAAATCTCATAGACGATATATTAAAAGTCTTCTCAACAAAAGCAAAGAAGAAACTTGAAACAAAACCACCTATGCTCATAAATGCAAGAGCTATAGAAATTGCAAAAGGCTGTGCTGACTGAGGCACCGGCATACCAACATACATAATTACAGCTGGCACCACAAGTCCAAATCCCATTCCAACAATAGTTGTTGCAACAGTAAACATAAAAACGCTATTTCCATAGATCAAAATCACAAATCCTATAGCATGGAGAACCGTTCCTACAACTATGGTGTACTTTACAGCTATATGATATAATTTTCCAAAAATTGCACCAGTGAACATCCCACCTATAGAGAACATAGTAAGTGCCATCGCTGCACTAGCTGAAGTTCCCAATTTATTGTCAACTATTAAAGATGATATACCCGTTAACATTGGGTAATTTATTAAAGTATAAACTAGGAAAATTATTGACCATACATATACCATACCAGGCATCTTTACTTTTTCGTTCTTTGCCTTTTCTACCTTCTGAGGCTCAGGTAACATGAAAATAACTACGATAAGAGATATAACAGCCAAAAGATAAGTTAAAAAGGTAGTTCGCCAGCTAATAACACATAAAAATCCTCCAAGCATCTGAAATACGATACCACCTATATTTTGAATAACACTATTGTAACCCATGAGATTTTCTACATCTTTTCCTTGGAAAAAGTTCATAATAAGTGCTGATGGAATTGGAGATATTAAACCTACCCCAGCTCCCAATATAGCCCTCATAATAAGAATTACAACAAAGCTATTTGTAAAATAAGGGAAAGCACCACCAATGATAGTAAGAATTATTCCAATAATTGTAACACTTCTAAATGTCATAATATTACCGGCTAATTTTCCTCCTATCATTGAAAATGGAATCGTGGTTAAACATGGTAATGTAGCTATAAGTACCACTACACTAAAATCTATTTTGGGGAAGGCCTGACCTATACTTGCAAGTGCAGGAGAAGTTGCTCCTTGTGCCATAACCAGAAATGAAAAAGAAAATATTGCAAATATAATTGCTGATTTACCTTTACTCATACCTTTACTCATAACTTTAAACTCCCTTCTTCGCTCTTTGATTTTAAAAAACTTTTCATATAAATTTTTATACTTTAGAAATGAAAGTATTCTCTACTAGTTATTTCCTATCCCACCAATCAGATATAGTCATTGTTAGATCTATGAATTTAAAATACATCTGACCGGAAAGCATAATTGGAATTCTATCCGGTTTCTCCATGTTTAGTGCGGCCATCATTCTTTTATCACGTATTGCAGTCATCTCTTTTGGTATCATGTTATTTCACCCCCATAATTTTTGAAATACACTTGAACATTTTAAATCTTCTGTATGTATATAGTATAATATTTATACGTTTACATTTCACCCTACATGATGTAGAAATTTACGGTAATATTTTATACATTTATGTAAGATAAAATTTTTGTATATGTTTTAAACTTTTCTAAATTGTTTTCATTTAAAATAATTACTTTTGCTCCTTTCACATCCCCCATTTCAATGAGTGTAGAAAACAATCCACTATCAACAGATTGTGGAGATTCTTTTTCATTTCTTTCTCCTATGGCTTTTCCACTTTGCCATACCTTATATTGCTGCTGCAATGGAATATGAAAAAACATAAATGATGGAATTATTTTGCCAAATTGTTTTTTTAGATTAGTTGATAATTTTTTATACCAATCTATTTGTTCTTTTCTTATATATCCATACCCTTTTATGTCGTAGCTGCCTGAATCAAACATGTAAATGTTAAATGTAGACTTATCATTTTGTACCTCCATAATTAAATTTTTAAGCAAAAATAAAAGGAAGGCTTCTTTAAGATAAAGCACTTCCTTGACAAACCACAAATTGTAATAACACTTACTTTATAACTAATTTATTGCTGCCATCCAATTTCATTTTATAAATCTTATCAGACCAATTACCATAATATATCCATCCATCTAATACTTCATTTAACCTACTGGCCTCACTATTTAGCTTAGTTCTATTAGTTCCATCAGTAGTTATCTTATAAATGTTCCCTTTTGTCTGATCAAGCGGAAGTATCATTGCAGTATGTCCATCGTAAGGATTATTGCTATAGTATATCCAGCTTCCACTTACTTGAAGGTCCCAACTAATGTCATCATTTAATTTTTTTATATTTGTGCCATCAATATTCATCTTATATAATTTATAGTTATCTTCAAAATCACTAAAATAAATATTACTATCACTTAATTTTAAGAATTTAGCATATTTATTATAAATCTTTATTTTATTAGTACCATCGATGCTCATTTTAAATATACCCGGCTTCTCTTCACTAATTGTGCTGCACTTAGTGACAGAACTTACACCACTATAATAGATGCAATCTTTATATATATTTATATTATCAACCAGTTGATTAGAAAGCTTAATTTTATTTTTTCCATCCGTATCAATCTTATATAGTCCACCCCTTACCACATGATTCTCATCCATTTCAGGTCCTAGTGCATAATATATATAACCCTTATAGAAAACAGCATCAGTAATATAATCGTCACTTGTTAGTTTAATTACTTGGTTATCTCTTGTTTTATATATGCCACCACTTCCAATAGAACCAATGTAACCATTAACATAATAAACCCAGTTATTAGCAACACCAATAATCCTCCCAGATGCCTGTCCAATATAACTCTTATTTGTTCCATCAGCATTAATTTTTACTAATTTATCATTTTTATCAGATTCATATAGCCAGTTTCCATCTTCAACTATCGGTTCCATATTACTTACTTTAACTTCGTTGCTCATATTACTAATTGGTTTAGCATATTGACCTCCTGAGCTCGTAAGTAATGCAGCTGACACGCACATTGCTAGAAAGACACTTTTCAATACAACCACCTTCTATTTTAAAATTATTACATAGATACTTATTTATGTAATAAAACCACATACCTAATTATACCATATGATCCCACTTTATTACTTTTATTTATAATCTTAAATTAATATTTCTAAATTTCTTTAAATCTTTTAAATACTAGTTGTTAAATAAGTATGGCTCTGTTGCAATATCGGTTTTTCAAATCACTATGAACAGTAAAAAGCAGATAGTTTAAATTTGAATTGAACTATCTGCTAATACACAAATTAAGAATACTATTCATTATCTGATTTAATAATTGGCTTTCCATCTTTATCAACCAACAACGTTAATCCACCAGCATATCCATCATAACTAAATAAATATTCAACACCTGTTTCTTTATCCACTATCACCTTATATCCAAATGTAGTACCCTCTTTAAAAATTTCCTCAAATCTTTTATTAGACTTTTCACCAAACATTCTTTACTTCCTCCTTTCAAGATTGCAGAAATTTACCGCTGCTCATTAATCTATAAGTAAATTATATCATTTTATACAATATCTCTCTATTACTTTTTATGACAGCTATCCTCACCTCTCAAGGATTCTTCTTTATAATGAATGGTGTTATAATATTATGTATAATAATTCTATCATGGAGAGGACGTGTCAAGCTTGTACATAAATGAAACAAGGGTAGTTGTTAGATATGCAGAAACTGATAAAATGGGTATAGTTCATCATTCTAATTATTATATATACTTTGAAGAAGCTAGAACACAGTTTATAAAAAAGACTGGTATAAGTTATTCACAAATGGAGAAAGACGGTATAATGTTTCCTCTAGTTGAAAGTAATTGCAGATACTTACAGGGTGCAAAATATGAAGATGAACTAATAATAAAGACTTGGATTAAAGAATTAACACCAGTTAAAGCAGAATTTAACTATTCGGTTATTAGAGAAAATGACCAAAAGGAAATTGCAAAAGGAAGTACATTACACACTTTTGTTAATAATAATTTTAAGATAATCAATTTAAAGAAAAAACATACAGAACTATTTGAAAAATTACAGTCACTAATATGATAAAAAAGCAATTGGCTTCTATAAGAGAGCAATTAATAAAAACAAGCATTATGAATACAGTTATTTGAATTTAGCATTAATTTGTAAATATAAAGATACAAAAAAAGGTATAGAAATTTTATCTGATAGAATTAATAATTGCAGCAAAGTACATTTTTTTTATTACCCCAGCAAAAGATAAACTACTATCCCGACGACTCCAGAACCAAGCATGATGTAAATCGGGTTCGTTTTCCATCTACGCAGAATGAACAGGCAGGTTAGAAACATGACTACAGCTTTCCAATCTACATGAGAAAATACACTAAAAGTGAATACTTCGGAATTGAACAGTGATAAAAACAGAATAGACATTCCCACTGTGGCAATCAGGGAAACAATAGCCGGGCGCAGCCCTTCAAAAATTCCTTTTACAAGCGTCATGTCTCGATACTTGTAATAATAGTAGCCAACAATAATCGCTAGTACTGTCGTTGGAAATGCACAGCTGAAAGTCGCCACAATAGCACCTGTTACCCCTGCCATTTTCATTCCCACGAATGTGGAAGCGTTCAAGACAATCGGTCCTGGTGTCATTTGAGAAATCGTCACTACGTCAGCAAATTCCTTCATCGTCATCCAGTGATTCTGGGTGACAACCTGCTGCTGAATCAGCGGAAGTATTCCATAACCACCGCCGAAACTAAAAAGCCCCACCTGCAGAAAACTCAAAAGCAATTGCCAGTAAATCATGTTTTCATCGTCTTCTTTCGTTTTTGAATGGCTGTTAAAATACCACCGAATGCACCGCAGATCAGAATAACCCATATCACATTTACACTTAGAAAATATATTGCGCAAAAGGAAGCGATCATGATAAAAATTGAAAGAGCGTTTTTCGATTTGCAGATTTCAGTCCCACCAGAAATCACCACATCAGCAATAACAGCCGCAATTCCCGCCTGCATTCCCTTTAGAACAGCATTTACTACTGGATTCGTTTTAAATTCCTGGTAAAATAGTGAAACAACAGCTATAATGACTAGCGGTGGTAAAATCGTTGAGATAAGCGCCACAATTACTCCAGGAATACCAGCCAGACGGTAACCGACCAAAGCAGAAGCATCGACGGCCATTGACCCCGGCAAAGACTGTGAAATAGCAACGATATCCAGCATTTCATTTTCATCAATCCAGTGAAGTGTATCAACAAATTTATGCTTCATCAGTGGAATAATCACATATCCGCCTCCAAAGGTGAAAGCGCTAACTGAAAATGTTGACACAAACAGTGTTTTGTAAAACTTTAAATTTCTTTTCATCTTTTCTCCTTCACAGCTGATTAGTGAGTGTTTTTATAATTGAGGAATTTGCATAATCAAAAAATTAAGCATCCTAATATATATTTTTATTATAGTACAAGTTCCATTTCTTCTCCATAAATATGTAAAAAATGTATTATTTTTATGATAAAGTTTCATAGATACTCAACTATTTACAAACAAAAGAATTGATCACTTGAATCACTTAAAAAATAAAACTTTTATATGTCAAAAGTAACCTTAAATCATCAAAAAAATTTTAGTTTCATAAGCATAAATAATATTTTCGCCATATTCTAGACTTGTAGCTGCACTATGAAGATGTTAAAATTTATATACATAGCAGTATAATTTTATCAATAAAAAGGATGTGTTTAAGATTTTTAATAATAAGAATATAGAAAAATATTCATCAGCAGTTACCCTATCAGATATGGAGATTTTCATATTTCCGGAACTTCTATATAGTCTCTTACTAGCAAACATAATGTCTCCAATTATATGGGAATGGAAGAAGGATGAATGGTTTAAGGATATTGACAAACTAAATCCATATAGGAAAATATTAAGACTTAAGCAGTATATAATGGACAATTATGATTTTAATTTAGATATTGATACATGGGGACTTACAACTAAAGAGAATGAAATAGCACGTTTTGAACCATTTATGAATGTTGAAACAATAAGCAGGAGTAACGCCTTGTTTGGTTATGAAGGAGACAAATATTATTTTAGTATGGATATTAGACGACATTTTGGTCTTGATAAATATAACTCTAATGAGATTCCTTATTGGAAGACTGAAACTGTAGAGGCAATGAATGCATTCAAATACAAAAAGAACTACGAAAAGGGTGCAGGTGAATGTGTGTCCTTATCTACTCTTTATGCCGCTGCACTGTTTATAATATGTAAAATACCTCTTAAAGACATATACCTGCTTGCAACACCACTTCATTCACAAAATTTTGTAGATGTAAAGGGTGGAATAGTAACAAATAATAGAAGAATTGTTACTAAAAATATGTGGTTTAACGGTACTGAACTTACGGTAAAAGCTCAAAGAGCAATACGAAATGAGCAAATTACAATTATTTCTCATAACACAGGTTTTGTCCATGTGGTATATCCCGAAGCAACCATAAATCATGAAGTATATACGGACTTTGAAAAAAAGCTCAAGAAGTTCCTTGTACATGATATAGATTATGAGATGTTATGCAATTTTCTTAGGCAGGAGAGCCATCTTCAGAAATTCTTTCAAATTAAACATGAGTACCACGGCATTCACAGATATATTCCTGCTGAAAAGGCCTATGCTTATGAGCATACTAGTTCTTTTAAGATAAATAAGAGTACGAGGGACAAACTGCTGTCTGAGATTGATGAGTATGAATTTTCTCAGGAACCGATACAAAATAGAATATGTCTTAATAACTTTGATGAATTCTTTAAAAAACACAAAGTAGATTTTAATGATGAGAATGATATTATCAGTGTAATGGATCAACTTAACTTACCTAATATACCACTAAAGGAGATTTTAACTTCATTATGTGAATTTTGCAATATAGACCCAAGACTTCCTGGAAATAATAAAAATTTTATTAAGTCAGAACCAATACAATTATCTTCAGAAATGAGCCGTGAAGATATTGTTAACTATTTAGAGTCTATTAGAGACACAAACGTTTCTGCAGATCTTGCTTTTTATGCATTAAGAGATTTTTCCAGAACCGAATGGGATCCTTTTATCAAGGCAGCCTTAGAGCGAAATCCTGTTTCAATTAATATGTACCAAAACTTAAGTGAAGATGAAGTTATAAATACATTGGAGAGTATGCCTAACTTATCAATATATAATGGCTCTCGGATGGCTCAACCAGATGAAGTATGTAACTACCAACGGGGAGACGGTCTAGAAAAAGCTATATGTTTAGCTAATATATTAAAGTATAGAAATAATTCTCGAAGTATACGTATTAGGGTCCTAAATGATCACGTTGAAATTAATTTTAACAACAAAATTATTAATTGGCCGTCAAATAAGTGCTTAAATGGTACTATAAAACTTTAAAGTTTGTTTCTATTTATTAAAGTGATATTCATTTAAAAAAATGGTATAGATTTGATTTTTCACACAAATCTATACCATCCCCTTGAATAATTATATCTTCTTTGCAAGTTTTTATGAATCTTACTCTATTTAACCTATTTTAGCTGTTGAATCTCTTTTCTATTTGATTTTGAAGCATACTTTTTTCATTATAATATTTCTCTTCCATTTCATTTAATATTTGCTTTTTAACCCAAACATTATTAGCAAATACTGTTGCCACCCCTAAATAATAATATTGGAGACCTTTATTTCCACCAATATCATTGAGATATTGGTTATATTTCTCAAAACAATACTTAAATTTAAAATCTTTATCTTTATTAGTTTTTATTATCTCACTTATTGAATTAATCCAATATATAGTGCAAACAATAATTTTCCTGTCTGTATTATTTTTACTATATTTTAAGAAGTTTTTCAATGTTTTAATATAACTATCATTATCTTCACTATCTAAACTATTAGCTTCATTACCTATTAAGCTAGTCATTGTTGATTCCAAATCTCTCATCTTATGACTAATTTTAGAATCCATTCCGTCTAAATTCTTGTTTAATTCTTCTATTTTAAACTTCATATCATTAATCTGATTCAGTCTGTTTGCTGCTGCATTTATTTCTTGTGATACATCTGCAAGATTATCAAATGCATCCTCAAATTTGCTCTTTGTCTCTCGCGATACGTCTACAAGATTATCAGATACATTTTCGAGTTTGTTCTTTGTATTATTAGATTTCTGTTCCCCATTTATTGTCACTATTATAGCAATTATTGATAATATTATTGATGATAATGCCACTGCAAAAGACACTTCATCTACAAATTTGATATTCCAATAACACGACGTTGTTATAAAAATTGCTATAACTACTATACTAATGATTATAATATATATTATATGTAATTTTAATTTTTCATGATCTACTACGCAGCTTATATCTTCTTGTTTCATATTAATCACCTCATTACATGATATTCTCAAAAATATAATTTATTACTTTTATTGAAATTCTTTATTTTTAATTTTTATCAAAATGATAATTCAATTTAATTTTATATTAATATTTCATAATTTTATCAAAGGATAATAAATATTTTTGTCGAATATACATATTATTCACCTTAATTATTGTTTTTAGGGTTTTACTTAATATATTCAACATTTTGGGGCAAATTTCAGTAAAATTTTAAGGAGGTATAAGTTATGCAGTGGTTTAAAAATTTAAAAATGATACAAAAATTAATATCTTCATTTGTTCTAGTGGCCTTATTTATTGGTATAGTTGGATTTATTGGAT
The genomic region above belongs to Clostridium sp. AWRP and contains:
- a CDS encoding DUF3786 domain-containing protein, which translates into the protein MNKENNYEICYENMRKEFVKYNPEEVAKRSRSYYDIEKKQFTLTCFNKEYLISYPEGNIVLKYNKDKDPSVDVNTMLMLKMLMLSYLYRATNSSLTNKWVPFRELEGVGHAYQGFADRGIDKLVEFFGHKGDLFLEAGLKLGGKKVDVGDVGIKINILPNVPMVFGLWTADDEFPADATILYDCSVVNELHVEDLAGLCFEAADEIIRSARSIHS
- a CDS encoding MFS transporter, producing the protein MSKGMSKGKSAIIFAIFSFSFLVMAQGATSPALASIGQAFPKIDFSVVVLIATLPCLTTIPFSMIGGKLAGNIMTFRSVTIIGIILTIIGGAFPYFTNSFVVILIMRAILGAGVGLISPIPSALIMNFFQGKDVENLMGYNSVIQNIGGIVFQMLGGFLCVISWRTTFLTYLLAVISLIVVIFMLPEPQKVEKAKNEKVKMPGMVYVWSIIFLVYTLINYPMLTGISSLIVDNKLGTSASAAMALTMFSIGGMFTGAIFGKLYHIAVKYTIVVGTVLHAIGFVILIYGNSVFMFTVATTIVGMGFGLVVPAVIMYVGMPVPQSAQPFAISIALAFMSIGGFVSSFFFAFVEKTFNISSMRFPFVFGAVCLVIYSIVQSVVNLKTSKPESIGVK
- a CDS encoding DUF5050 domain-containing protein — translated: MKSVFLAMCVSAALLTSSGGQYAKPISNMSNEVKVSNMEPIVEDGNWLYESDKNDKLVKINADGTNKSYIGQASGRIIGVANNWVYYVNGYIGSIGSGGIYKTRDNQVIKLTSDDYITDAVFYKGYIYYALGPEMDENHVVRGGLYKIDTDGKNKIKLSNQLVDNINIYKDCIYYSGVSSVTKCSTISEEKPGIFKMSIDGTNKIKIYNKYAKFLKLSDSNIYFSDFEDNYKLYKMNIDGTNIKKLNDDISWDLQVSGSWIYYSNNPYDGHTAMILPLDQTKGNIYKITTDGTNRTKLNSEASRLNEVLDGWIYYGNWSDKIYKMKLDGSNKLVIK
- a CDS encoding 4Fe-4S binding protein, yielding MNATMRYFITLKCIKCHKCANICPVDAIYEGHDKFEINDTKCITCDKCREICPVDAIHYEDDEFRSINREMDSYFGGGAWPSPGRYNNLE
- a CDS encoding carbon starvation protein A, whose product is MNAITLVIIAALVLIIAYRYYGYFIATKVLMIDPDRETPANKFNDGRDYVPTNKWVVFGHHFAAIAGAGPLIGPVLAAQFGYMPGYLWLLIGAVLGGGVHDMVILFASVRHDGKSLAEIAKEEVGRITGTASSIAVLLIVILSMAGLAIVIVNALYSNPWGTFTVAVTIPIAMFIGIYMRYIRPGKIGEASAIGVILVLLGVVLGPAVKASSLATYFTLNETQLKLVLPAYGFLAATLPVWFLLAPRDYLSSYMKIGTILVLALGIVLVRPTIAMPAVTKFASGGGPIIPGPLWPFLMITIACGAISGFHALISSGTTPKLIDNEKSIPMIGYGAMLAECFVGVMALIAATVLQPGDYFAINTSAAAFGKLQAAGYKIVNLPQLSQLVGENIAHRPGGAVSLAVGMAYIFSRIPFLKYLMSYWYQFAIMFEALFILTTIDAGTRVGRFIVQDIAGKVYKPLKRTDWWPGIIITSGLVSFAWGYLLFGGSISTIWPIFGVANQLLATLALTIGTTIILKHSKKRSYALITLIPMLALLVTTVGAGTWSIFKTYIPKNMILNSFLMTIMIAIVIIVVVDSASKWNKIIKD
- a CDS encoding bacteriohemerythrin; this translates as MAFKWKDEFNLNIDEIDKQHKKLMEIGKKAYDIAVIDDGYDRYDEIMTILDELLEYTKYHFEYEENMLKKYNYDHIHDQEEEHGFYVYKINEVASREDIDDNQRKVILEIIDFLSEWISNHIMIADRKYAVFLKTV
- a CDS encoding DUF6440 family protein, whose amino-acid sequence is MFGEKSNKRFEEIFKEGTTFGYKVIVDKETGVEYLFSYDGYAGGLTLLVDKDGKPIIKSDNE